A single window of Neospora caninum Liverpool complete genome, chromosome XII DNA harbors:
- a CDS encoding Hypothetical coiled coil protein, related — protein sequence MDRGTLENLIAAPHGEAERQCRGDEGHVGGGLPPEATQGVATAVGALTAAQRRREERETRREERRQQQGRRHERDEGSDGEGAVCRAVPKKESYRLRQLEREKERLRKEAEEKRKEEEKRKREEDEYNQWKATFAVEGSGEMVRNDEEENRELERFIDFIKVHKLTELDDVAAEFGLLTKDVVQRIRSLEETGRLSGILDDRGKYVYITEQELNAVAEFLKCTGRIHKVKDLVPACNRIIRLRPTDEDKRVLEEEERRAMNLIKLDDDVEH from the exons ATGGACAGGGGCACGCTTGAGAATCTGATCGCAGCGCCTCACGGTGAAGCAGAGCGGCAGTGtagaggcgacgaagggcACGTCGGAGGTGGGCTTCCTCCGGAGGCGACCCAAGGCGTCGCGACCGCAGTCGGGGCCCTGACGGCGGCGCAGCGGAGACGTGAGGAGCGTGAGAcccgaagagaagaacggcgccagcagcagggacggagacacgagagagatgaaggTAGTGACGGAGAAGGTGCGGTGTGCCGGGCGGTACCAAAAAAAGAAAGTTATCGTCTCCGTCAGCTtgaacgagagaaggaaagactacggaaggaggcggaggagaagcgaaaagaagaagaaaagcggaaacgagaagaagatgagtACAACCAGTGGAAG GCTACGTTCGCTGTGGAGGGATCTGGTGAGATGGTGAGGAacgatgaggaagaaaatCGCGAATTGGAACGTTTTATCGACTTTATTAAAGTCCACAAGCTGACGGAGCTAGACGATGTCGCAGCCGAGTTTGGCCTTCTTACCAAG GATGTGGTCCAGCGAATTCGGTCTCTGGAAGAGACCGGCCGTTTGAGTGGCATTCTGGACGATCGAGGCAAGTACGTTTACATCACAGAACAGGAGCTGAACGCAGTTGCCGAATTTCTCAAGTGCACAGGTCGAATTCACAAGGTGAAGGACCTCGTTCCCGCCTGCAACCGAATCATTCGTCTGCGCCCCACTGACGAA GATAAGAGGGTACtagaggaggaagaacgaagagcAATGAATCTCATTAAACTGGATGATGACGTGGAACACTAA